The following is a genomic window from Janibacter sp. DB-40.
GCTTCTACACCAGCCGGGTCTTCGGCACGCTGATCCTCGAGGGCGCCACGGCGCTCGCCGAGGGCATCGACCCGCAGACGATCGAGCGCGCCGCGACCCAGGCCGGCTTCCCGGCACCGCCGCTGGCGATGCTCGACGAGGTCTCGCTGACCCTGACCCAGCACATCCGCGCCGAGGCCGACAAGGCCGCCGCCGCGGAGGGCCGGACGGTGGCGAAGGGCCCGGGCGAGGAGCTCATCGACACGATGGTCGAGCTCGGCCGCAAGGGCCGTGCCTCCGGTGCGGGCATGTACGACTACCCGGCCGAGGGACCGAAGGTCCTGTGGCCCGAGCTGCGCGAGCGCTGGGCGAAGGGGACCGAGGTCCCCTTCGCGGACCTGCAGGACCGCTACCTGTTCATCATGGCCCTCGAGACAGCCGGTTGCTTCGAGGACGGCGTCCTCTCCGACACGGTCTCGGCCAACATCGGCGGCATCTTCGGGATCGGGTTCCCGCCGCACACCGGCGGCCCGGCGACCTTCATGACCAACTACGAAGGCGGTCTGGCCGGCTTCGTGGCGCGGGCCCACGAGCTGGCCGACGCGTACGGCGAGCGGTTCCGCCCGAGCGCGTGGCTGACCGAGCGCGCAGCCAAGGGCACCCTCGTCGACGAGGCCTGATCGACGTGGACGCCCCCCTCGCCGGTGTGCGGGTCGTCTCGATCGCCATCAACCTGCCCGGGCCGGCCGCCGTCGCGCGGCTGGCCCGGCAGGGCGCGAGCGTGACGACCGTCCTGCCGCCCTCGGGCGACCCGATGGAGCAGTACGCGAGGCCCTACTTCGACGAGCTGCACCTCGGGCAGGACGTCGTGCGGATCGACCTGAAGGACCCCGCCGGCCGCGCCGAGGTCGACGAGCTGCTCGCGGGGGCGGACATCTTCCTCACGTCCTCGCGCCCCTCGGCGCTGCGGCGCCTCGGGCTCGACTTCGAGGCGGTGCACGAGCGGCACCCGCAGGTCTGCCAGGTCGACATCGTCGGCTATCCGGGGGAGGCGGCGGAGACTCCCGGGCACGACCTGACCTACCAGGCCGGAACGGGCATGGTGCGGGACGGACGGATGCCGGCCACACTCGTCGTGGACCTCGCGGGCGCCGAGCGGGCCGCTGCAGAGGGTGCTGCGGCACTCGTCCAGCGGACCCGGACCGGGGAGGGCGTGCGCCGTGAGGTCGCCCTGTCCGATCTGGCGCACACGATGTCCCGCCCGGTCGCCCACGGCCTCACCTCCCCCGGGGGCATGCTCGCCGGGGACCTGCCGGTCTACGCCGTCTACGCGGCGGCCGAGGGCCACGTCGCGCTCGCGGCGCTCGAGCCGCACTTCACGCGGTCACTGCTCGCGGCGCTCGACCTGCCGGCCGAGGAGCTGACCACCCAGCGCCTCGCCGAGGTCTTCGCGGGCCGGACGGCGAGCGAGTGGGAGCAGTGGGCGACCACCCACGACCTGCCGCTCGTCGCCGTGGCCGACTGACCCCCTTCGTCACAGGAGAGACCGATGCCCGACATCCTCCAGCCCCAGCCCTACGTCTCGTCGTGGATGAAGGACGAGGTGGCCGACGTCGTCACGCTCGCCCGGACCTTCTTCGAGCGGGAGGTCACGCCGCACCTCGAGCGCTTCGCCGAGCAGCACCAGGTGGACAAGGAGACCTGGCTGGCCGCCGGTTCCGCGGGGCTGCTGTGCATCTCGGTCCCCGAGGAGTACGGCGGTGGCGGCGGGTCCTTCGCCCACGAGGCCGCCGTCCTGTGGGAGCAGGGCAGGGCCGGCGACGACGCCCTCGGCTACTCCGTGCACTCCTCGATCGTCGCCCACTACCTCCTCGCCTACGGGTCCGAGGAGCAGAAGCAGCGGTGGCTGCCGAGGATGGCCACCGGCGAGCTCGTCGGCGCCATCGCGATGACCGAGCCGGGCACGGGGTCGGACCTGCAGAACATCCGCACCACCGCCCGGCGCGACGGCGACCACTACGTCGTCAACGGGTCGAAGACCTTCATCACCAACTCCTCGCACGCCGGTCTCGTCGTGATCGTCGCCCGCACCGGGGGCGAGGGCGCCCAGGGCCTGTCGCTGGTCGTGGCCGAGGTCCACGGGCTCGAGGGCTTCGAGCGCGGGCGGGTGCTGCACAAGATCGGCCAGCACGGGCAGGACACCCGCGAGCTCGCCTTCACCGACATGCGGGTCCCGGTGGCCAACCTGCTCGGCGAGGAGGAGGGCCAGGGCTTCTACCAGCTGATGACCCAGCTGCCGCAGGAGCGCCTGGCCATCGCGGTGGGGGCGGTCGCCTCCGCGGAGAAGGCCGTCGACCTCGCCGTGGCGTACACCAAGGAGCGCGAGGCCTTCGGCAAGCCGATCGCCACCTTCCAGAACACCCGCTTCACCCTCGCCGAGGTCTCGACGGACGTGCTCGCGGCGCGCACCTTCCTCGACCACTGCGTCGGTCTGCACGTCGACGGCCGGCTCGACGCGGCGACCGCCTCCCGGGCGAAGTACTGGACGACGGACGTGCAGTGCGACGTCATCGACCGGTGCCTGCAGCTCTTCGGCGGATACGGCTACATCCTCGAGTACCCCATCGCGCGCCTCTACGCCGGCGCCCGGGTGCAGAAGATCTACGGCGGGACGAACGAGATCATGAAGGAGCTGATCTCGCGCACGCTGTGAGCGAGGCGCGGTCCCGCTCGGCGTGCAGGGCCGGCAGGATGCACCAGGCGCCGCCGAGGCCGATGACGCCGGCGAGGACCATCGCCACCTGGATGGACGTGTGGTCCGAGAGCAGCCCCAGCAGCGGGCTGCCCAAGGTGAACGCGGCGAAGGCGACCATGGAGGCCATGGACAGCACCGTCGCCCGGTTGTCCGCACGGGCCTCACGGTGCAGCAGGGCGTTGTAGACCGGACCGCCGAAGCCGTGCATCGAGTACGTCAGCAGGTGGGTCACGACGAGGGCGACCGGACCGAGGGCGAGCCCCATGGAGATCGCGCCGAGGCTGGTCAGGACCCGCCCGACGATGGCCGTGCGCGCCACACCGATCCGCAGGCTCAGCCACCCCGACGCCCTGGCACCC
Proteins encoded in this region:
- a CDS encoding CoA transferase produces the protein MDAPLAGVRVVSIAINLPGPAAVARLARQGASVTTVLPPSGDPMEQYARPYFDELHLGQDVVRIDLKDPAGRAEVDELLAGADIFLTSSRPSALRRLGLDFEAVHERHPQVCQVDIVGYPGEAAETPGHDLTYQAGTGMVRDGRMPATLVVDLAGAERAAAEGAAALVQRTRTGEGVRREVALSDLAHTMSRPVAHGLTSPGGMLAGDLPVYAVYAAAEGHVALAALEPHFTRSLLAALDLPAEELTTQRLAEVFAGRTASEWEQWATTHDLPLVAVAD
- a CDS encoding acyl-CoA dehydrogenase family protein, translated to MPDILQPQPYVSSWMKDEVADVVTLARTFFEREVTPHLERFAEQHQVDKETWLAAGSAGLLCISVPEEYGGGGGSFAHEAAVLWEQGRAGDDALGYSVHSSIVAHYLLAYGSEEQKQRWLPRMATGELVGAIAMTEPGTGSDLQNIRTTARRDGDHYVVNGSKTFITNSSHAGLVVIVARTGGEGAQGLSLVVAEVHGLEGFERGRVLHKIGQHGQDTRELAFTDMRVPVANLLGEEEGQGFYQLMTQLPQERLAIAVGAVASAEKAVDLAVAYTKEREAFGKPIATFQNTRFTLAEVSTDVLAARTFLDHCVGLHVDGRLDAATASRAKYWTTDVQCDVIDRCLQLFGGYGYILEYPIARLYAGARVQKIYGGTNEIMKELISRTL